ACTGCTGCTTGGTGACCGAACAGGCCAACTTCAGGTCCAAAAAGTTAACCGCCGACCGGATCCAATTAAACACAGCAGATCACAGACGCAGACTTTGTGGACGATGCTGTGAGGTTTGTAGAATCAGTGGacactgagtgaggaatcagagaatgtctgtgatggtcctggatccagactTTCAGTGACCTCCTGGACTCGTCCATCAGAAGCGTCTCTGTATGTAGTCAAAGTGTtggacttgtagagacattcactgatctcaCCTGGGATTCTGGGTCCTCAGCGTTTGAGATCCAGAGACATCTGGGAAGATGTTATGAaggcatgaggtcaaaggtcagaggtgactGGTGATGATCATGtctttacaggagaatgaaggtctaagtctgcagggtcctggtgcttcttttCTGGTTGTCAgaatggactctaaccagtgacctcagatgagtactggatgtctttggtcccaggtctctgtggaggatcctttAAACAGTCATGTCGAGTAGTGATAGTTCAGTATAGTGGAAAAGTGCCTTTTGTGTccaacaaatggttacttagtgagactcagatgaggaggatctctgacactgtgagggaacatcagcgtcCACATGTTgtccatgtggtgagtttctctggaGATGATCCAGGACATAGGTGTCTTAGTGTGGAGGaccccagagactggagaaggtcaaggacacacccacatttcacctggttgcatCAGACAGATGGTTCATTTGGAGAGGTGGGCAGCATGGTgccttagcggttagcactggtgcctcacagcgagaaagttgtgggatcgcttaacgtcctttctgtgtggagtttgcatgttctccccgtgtctgtctgagtttcctcccacaatcaaaaacctgattatttagggtctgctcctttctctgcccctgaccaaggcagcgtctctacatctggagttggcctCCAGGCACCGGACTTTGGCTGCACgttgcccctagtggttggattgagtCTAACTAATTAGgacggttaaatgcagaggacacatttcattgtgtgtatgtacaatgacaataaaggctctattctaaacCGACTGTCTGCCTccatggttgctatccaggacctgaGGCGATTCTGTGTAGACTGTGGATGTGGTTCAAGCACAGActcccagacctgaatcaaaCCATGAACACggtgcacaaaaataaataacattcagAATGAAATATAATGTTGACAATGTTCATAAGACTGATGATAAAGATCGAATCTGTTGTGGATTAAAGCTGTTGTGTTTTCTCTGATTCCAGAAACACATCAAACAGGAAACACAGGAGCCTTTCACATTTTGGGGTCATTAACATCTAAATCACATTCATTAATGAGAGAATCCAAACAAAACATcaacaaaattaattttaaaccAGAATCAGCCATTGAATCCAAATCCCCAAAAAACAGGAAGCAGGAAGAGTCCAGCGGGAAAACAAAGATGGTGACGGCAACGATTCTGACAAATTTATcaaacagagtaaaacactacGACCAGCAGGTCACCGCGAGGCCCAGATCTTTGTTTAGACCCGAGCTGAAAGGGGGCTGCACGGCTCCAACGGGAAGCCAAACGCCCGTCTGTTATTTTGTATAACTTGAGACCTGGTTTGAAAGTAACTGGAGATGAACAGGATCTGGTCTGGAGTTGGCTCATCCTCACTTCCAGCTTAGTCCATCTTCCAAAAACCTGCACTCACCAATGTTCACTCTCTAATCCCGATCCAGTCTAACCCTGATCTCAGACCCGCTAGACGATACCCTGAAATCTGGGCCTGATCCAGCTCATTTCCTGGACCTGGTCTGAGAAGCACTGTGAAGACTTCTCCAGCATGAAGTCTGTGCAGAACCACGGATTAAAATCAGACAAGAAACTAAACCGCTTTCATTTAAAAGAATCATTAATTAAAGGCATAAATTCATGAACGGACTGGCGTATTAACTCGACAGCACCCAAGTTAGGACTTTTTTTCTGACGCCTGCCTCTATGCAGCTGTAAAGAAGTGACAATAAACAGGAATACTGATCCGGTTTACAGTCTAAACAGGTTTACTGCTGCACTCTGTTTCTAAGGCAACAGCATCACTGGTCCCACAGCTTCTGCATCTCCTCATTTAACACAAGTCCAACATCATGGCTCCTTTGACCAGTTTGGGAGCGTGAGAAGTTAAAAAGCAGCACAGACGGCGCTGGTGTGGTGGGACGGCGAGGACGCCTACAGGCCCAGAGATTTACGCACGATCTTCTGCGCCAGTTTGTAGAACTGCTCTCTGTCCTCACGCCACATTTTGGAAGCATCCACGTTAGCACCACTTTCATCATTTGGCTCTGAGAGAAGACAAGAAATAAGAAACTCAGATTAGAAACGGTGCAGTACCCGCTGGCACACTAACCACAGACAGCAGCTTCACATACAGTTATATGcaaagtttgggcccccctgataatttttatgattttcctttataaatcattggttgtctggatcagaaatttcagttaaatatatcatatagcagacaaacagtgatatttgagaagtgaaacgaagtttctagtatttacagaaagtgtgcaataattatttagggggggcttgagaccagaagatcatgggttcaaatccccgcctgactggaaaaatcactaagggcccttgggcaaggtctttaatcgcctattgctcccggtgtgtagtgagcgccttgtatggcagcaccctgacatcggtgtgaatgtgaggaattattgtaaagcgctttgagcgtctgatgcagatggaaaagcactacataaatgcagtccatttaccatttacttaaacaaaattgggcaggtgcataaatttgggcacccttgtcattttattgatttgaatacatttagcactaattattggaacacaaaattggtttggtaagctcactgacccttgacctccttacacaggtgaatccaatcatgagaaagggtatttaaagtggccatttgcaaatgtttccccactttgcatctcttctaatgagtggcaacatgggagcctctaaacaactctcaaatgacctgaaaacaaatattgttcaacatcatggtttaggagaagggtacaaaaagctatctgagagatttcagctgtcagttggaagaccacaggcacagtaatagttaaggcccaaagtggcaggccaagaaaaacctcagataagctgaagagaaggatggtgagaacagtcatagtcagcccacagacctgctccaaagacctacaacatgatcttgctgcagatagggtctctgtgcatcgttcaactatacagcgcactttgcacaaagagatgctgtaatgcagaggaagccatttctgcatacatgccacaaacagagtcgcttgaggtatgttaaagcacatttggacaagccagcttcattttggaataaggcgctgtggactgatgaaactaaaactgagttatttggacataaaaaggggcggtatgcatggcagaaaaagaacacagcattccaagaaaaacacttgctacctacagtaaaatttggaggtggttccatcatgctgtgggactgtgtggccagtgcaggtactgggaatcttgttaaagttgagggtcacatgaattccagtcaatatcagcagattcttgagaacaatgttcatgaatcagtgacaaagttgaagttgtgcaggggctggatctttcaacaagacaacgaccctaaacacttcacaaactctactaaggcattcatacagaggaacaagtccaacgttctggagtggccatctcagtccccagacctgaatattattgaaaatctgtggtgtgattttaagcgggctgtccatgctcggaaaccaacaaacctgagatgttctgtaaagaagaatggtccaaaactgTTTATCATGATCTTAGTCACTGGTCGTGCTTATCTGGTCATTATATTTTAGTAACTTTAAGTCTCGTCTTTGTTTGGTTCAGAGGATCTCTTTTCTGTGTAATAGTTTTTTACTTGTTTCATTCTCTGTTTATAATTTATTTCCTGTGCAGTCATTAGTTGTATTATTGGTTATACTTTAGCCACCTGTTAAGTTCTGTTCTGGTTTGGTCTCTGCCTTTATTTTCTTGATGATGACTTTTCTGTTCTCTTGTTTGATTCTGTGTTCTTTTCATGTTGGTATTTTATTTCATCTTTGATACTTGCTTCTTCTTTGCTTTAGGCATTTCATTTTTATCACAGGTGGTTTGGGTTTGATTCAGTCACTTTGTTGAGTTGttagtcacgcccacctgtcacaccTCTGTCTCgcccgaccacgcccccttcctgaACTTTTCCCGCACCTATTTCACATTCACGCCCTGATTGCTCTGCCCTGTATTTGAGCCTCACTGTCCCTCATGTCTTCACCACTTCGTTGTGATTTCTATAAAGCATTTTACTCTCCCACCTGTATCTGTGAGTTTTGCATTTGCGTCCgtccaccttctgtgccatgccTCTTTGGACCCTGACATCAGGTTGACAGGAATCTGCTCATTATAACTGCATAATATCGGATTTCTCAGCTATGAATTTTGGGCTACCTCAGGGTTCTCTTTTGGGTCCTCTGTTGTTTTCCCTGTATGTTGCACCTCTGGGTCAATTATTCAGAGTCACTGAACGGTTATGCTGAGGACCTCCAGATGCTGGTCTCTGTCGGTGATGTATCTCAGTTTGCAAAACTGGAGTCTTGTGTGGTTGCAGCAGAATAACTGAATGTCAGCAAAGTTCCTGCTTTTGAATGCAATAAAGACTGAGATGATGCTTGCTGGTCCTCCCAGACCGAGACATCCGTCTGAGAAATTAATTAACATGGTCACGTGGTGACTTTTGATCCATCACTGTCTTTTATTTGCACATTAGGGAGCTTGTTAGGACGGCCCACTTTCACTTGTGTAACATTGCAGTGATCAGACCAAACCTCTCTATGGTGGATGCAGAAATGTTGATTCACACCTTAGTGTTTTCCAAAACTGACTACTGTCAtgactttttttctgatttgacaCATAAGAATCTGAGATGttcctgccagagttttgacaaaaACCAGGAGGTTGGATCACATCACTCCTGTCCTGgtttctcttcactggctccctgcgACGTTAAgagcagatttcaaggttttgttgctgACTGATAGAGACTCTAAACGGACATGGACCCAGTTATCCCATTGAACTTTTTGAGCCTTATGTGGCTCCTCGAACCCTGCCGTCACCAGATGTAGACCTGCTCTGTGTTCCAAGGGCTGAGAAGGAGTCATCAGATTTTAGAACCTTTTCCTGCCGTGCTCTGACCTTGTGGAACAGTCTGCCTGTTGGGATTTGAAAGAACTCTTTACAAACTAGTCTTAAAACATTTATCATCTATGACCAATCATTAGTTTTAGGGTGGGCGGCACAGtgttttagtggttagcactgtagcctcacagcaaggtggtcatgggttcaattcccacctgtggcccttctgtgtggagtttgcatgttctccccttgtttgtgtgggttccctccgggtgctccgttttcctcccacatccaaagacgtgcaggttaggtggactggaaactttaaactgtccgtaggtgtgaatgtgtttgtttgtctgtatgtgtccctgtgacagactggcgtcctgtccagggtgaagcccacctcacactctatgactgctggaataggctccagccccccttgacccttaactggagtaaaagggtatagaaaatggatggatagttttATGGTTTTTAGCTTCTTTTAatagttttaattgtttttactcTGTGATATGTGGGTCTTTTTAATGCTGTTCTGGGATTCTTcagcactttgattttttttcatttgtagcactttataaataaattacacAGCAGAGgtggaggggtggtggccaagtggctagtgcacttggtttccgtgtggaaggttcccggatgtgctgtggtgaccccaagtgaaaacaagggagcagctgaagggtcttactattTTTACCATCTTACCTGCTAGCATGCTAACCACAGATAGCAGAATCTTCTCCACACTCTGGACTGGACTCCATCTCTCTGCACTGCTTTCGTAACCCATTGGATCATCGCCAGGAGCGTGCAGGATGGAGATACAGACCCGCCCATCTGGATAGACTGCATGTGGAAGAGGAAACAGTCATCACGCCAGGAGGCAAAGTTTGTTCATTTAGTTCTGAACATGTTAACATCGTGCGTGCATTCTTCAGAAATGGGGGAGCACTTAAAGCAAAAAATTCCACCTCTGCCCCCTTCCTTCCTGCGTGCACACTGCCCCTGGTGGTTAGAATGTGAATAACTGACACCCAAAGTAAACTGATAATTAATCCCTCAGAAAAATCGCAACATTAAAGAGATTTAAATTTACAGCAAAGTCAGAATCTGCCAAAATAAACCCGTCATCAAGGCGGCGGAGCCAGACTTACTGTTGGGGTGAAACATCTCGCAGGTGAACCTCATTTTTGGAGGACTGAGAGGATAATCCGATGGGAAGCTGAGGACGGCTGGGAATACTCCGCCTTCAAAACAGGTGTCCTGAGGCCCCCTGGAGGCAGAGCACAGAGATAAACGCATgaaaatcaaccaatcaatcagcTACTTTGACAGACGGCAAACTTAGAAACAAACAAAAGGAAGTCATTACTCTGGACTCAGAAACCAGATCTGCAGAAATACCAACTCTTATTGATGACTGATTGTAGCAGGAACATGAGTTTGTTTATTCATGTGCTGCACGTCATCACTGAGCTGTCAAGTTTTATTTAGTATGAAACACAGAGAACTGAACCATGACTCAAGTTACTGGTTACTGTTATCATGCAAATGAGAGGGCGGAGTCAAATCATGGCACCTGAAGGCCATATGACAACATTTCAGCCAATCATGGTGCAAACTGACACAAACCTTTAGCACCTGGTTTCTGTGGTAGCAGCAGCCTCTGGTGGCTGAGGTTCAGCATTACACTTACATGATCAGCGCCTCCCACTCAAAGAAGTTCTCCTCGTTAGCAGGACCTAAACAAACAATGAGACCCGAATCAGTTTGACACGaatccccccaccccccgcctAAAAAACACCAACCCATTAAAAATTCATCAATAATTATCCATGAAGTGGAATCAAACATTTTATCATGACAGATGTTTCAGCCCTAATTTAAATAATTACTACAGATGTCCACCACATTTTCCCAGACTCAGGTGATGACATCACATGCCCAAAGTCCAAAAACCATGGTTGCAAAGACACGTAAGAATCTAAAGATTTATAAAGAATGATTAATTTCTGACTGAAAATATTTTCACCTGCAACGATGCCCTCTGGTGGATTCAGGGTCAGCTCtgaaacacacaacacaaaaacatgcaGGAATTATAGGCCTGCATTTATAATATTATGAGTGagatgtgcgttatttggaagaaagtcgcAGTTCAGCGTACTAATTCCAGCTCGACCATTAGAAACCCAGAGGTGAACTGTCCCCCGCACGctctcccctcccctcccctcacTGCCTCTGTGCACTCTGACAGCAAACAAGAGTGGGGGGGGAGCAGAAAATggccaaagccatcaggtgcccagtttaggaagaaaaaaaagaggaggagaaatcccctctgcaaatcatttatgcaaattgttgatgcattaggattccagcaatgcattcaggacccgacacacattagtggaaataccctggatctggttcttgcatgtgggtttgccatcacgaatattgacatcttgcctctcgcatctatagtctcagaCCACTCACTTATCAgggttacatttacgctgccgcgtttagtggaacaacaaccttgtctactactgcggcgtcgtattaaaccctcaactatgactgaacttgaggctagactacctgatatttcag
The window above is part of the Thalassophryne amazonica unplaced genomic scaffold, fThaAma1.1, whole genome shotgun sequence genome. Proteins encoded here:
- the ube2g2 gene encoding ubiquitin-conjugating enzyme E2 G2 — encoded protein: MAGTALKRLMAEYKQLTLNPPEGIVAGPANEENFFEWEALIMGPQDTCFEGGVFPAVLSFPSDYPLSPPKMRFTCEMFHPNIYPDGRVCISILHAPGDDPMGYESSAERWSPVQSVEKILLSVVSMLAEPNDESGANVDASKMWREDREQFYKLAQKIVRKSLGL